TCACCTTGGCCCGGTGCGCCCAGGTAATCTCCTTATAACGGGCATCCCCCGTGATCCGCGAGGTCACTGCGATTCCGGCGCTGCCCATCAGGCGCTCGATATCCCACATCTCTCCGGCAATATTATATTCGCCGATCAGATTGACCCCCATCACCGTCTCCGGCTCCGGCTCTCCCGTACCGATGACGTATTGCAGCAGGGCTTCTCCCGCCAGCCGGTTCCCGAGATTCTTGCTCCCGACGAAGCCGGGGCTGTTCACGGGAATGACCGGCAGGCCAAGCCGTTCCGCCGCCTCCTTGCAGACGCTATCCAGATCCTCGCCGGTCAGCGCGGTCACACAGGTTGAATATACAAATATTGCCGGAGGCGCAAAGCGCCCGGCAATATAGTCAATGCTGTCCTTCAGTTTCTTCTCTCCGCCGAAGATAATATCGGAATCCGTCAGGTCTGTAGCGAAGCCGTATTGGGAGAGGGAGGGGCCGCTGGAGAGCGTGCCCCTGCTCTCCCAGCTGTTGCCCGCACAGGCAACCGGCCCATGAACCAGATGCGCAGCGTCCATAATCGGCAGCAGTGTGATCTGGGCTCCATCGAAGGAGCAGCCTCCGGCGGCTTCTCCCGGCTTGGGCCGCGGACAGGCCTTCACCTTGGGCGCGATGCTCCCGCAAGCCTGGGAATCGAATTCGTCATGCCGAACAGGGTCCATCGGCTATCCTCTCCTTCGCTTAAGATGCTGTGTAATTAACGCACCAGTTCAAAGTTAAAGCCGGAGTTATGATCATCGAGCTGCTGAAGAATCGTGTTGACGATCAGGCTCAGCAGGTTAAGCGTGCCCTGATACCCGATAATCGGGTACCGGTGCATATGATGGCGGTCGAAGATCGGGAAGCCTACCCGCACCAGCGGTACCTCCGCATCCTTGGCGGCAAACTTCAGATGCGAGCTGCCAATCGCTAAGTCCACCTTGTCATTCAGCAGCAGCGAGCGCATATGCCACAGGTCTCTGCCGACATGCACTGTGGCTTCGGAGCCATACGGGCTTGCGGCCAGCAGCGCCTCGGCCTCCTCCTTGAACTTCACTTCGTTGTAATCCACATCCCCGTTCGAGCAGATGATATGCACCGGCTCCATTCCGGTCTCCAGGCAGAACCCGATCAGGCCGATCAGCAGATCCGGGTCACCCACCAGCGCAACCCGCTTGCCGTGCAGGTACGGATGGCTGTCCATCAGCGCGTCTACCACCCGGCCGCGCTCTTCCGTAAGCATTGCTGGAACCGGCAGGCCGGTCAGCTCGCTGATCGCTTCGAGCAGCTTATCGGTCCCTGTGATGCCAAGCGGTGTCGACAATGCCGCAATCTGCTGGTTCCAGGTGCCGCTGATATATTCCTGTGTCTTCTTCAGCGTATACTTCTGCAGGGACAGCGTGCCTAGCGCATTGGCTGCCTGTGGCACCTCCTCCAGCTTGGTACCGCCGTAATAGTATTCGTATTCACCGGTTGCCGGCGAATCGTAGTTTCCGCTGTGGTCGCCCAGAATCGTATACTTGGTATCGAAGGCGGCCAGAATCTTGCGCATCTCTGCGAAGTTGCCGGTGTATGGCTCGAAGCCCAGCATGACATTCAGCTTCTCCCCGCTCTCCGCCCCGCTTCCCGGCTTGCTCTCAATGCCGGAACGCGTGTAGAGATAGCTCAGAATGCCCTTCAGCATGGCATCGTAGCCCGTGATATGGGAGCCGACGAAGCTCGGTGTATTGCAGTATGCGACCGGATATTCTTCGCTGATTACCCCTTTAACCCTGGCATTGCCGATAAAAGCATTCAGGTCATCCCCGATGACCTCGGCCATGCAGGTGGTACAGATGGCAACCATCTCCGGCTTATACAGCGCAATACTGTTCTCCAGGCCGTCGATCAGATTGTTCATCCCGCCGAAGACGGCGGCGTCCTCGGTCATAGAGGTGGAGACTGACGGCGTAGGCTCCTTGAAATGGCGGCTGAGATGGCTGCGGAAGTAAGCGTTGCAGCCCTGCGAGCCGTGTACGAACGGCAGCGTCTTCTCGAATCCGAGTGCAGCCATGACCGACCCGAGCGGCTGGCAGGCTTTATGCGGATTAATCACCACATTCTGGCGGCTGAAATTCTTCTCCATATATTCGGCAGACTTGGAGTATGCCAGCGCCTCGGCGGTCTCCTGCTCGCTGCAGGGCGCTTCGAACTGCTTCTTGTTCTCCCGCTGCTGCAGGTAACGCGCTTCCTTGAACAGGCTGGTATTATCCTTAATATTCAGTTCATCTCTGCTCATACGCCCGCCTCCTCCGGCTGAGTGCTTCCCTTGCGGCCTACCAGCTTCCATACCGGGCTGTTCACGGTCATATCCATATCCTTGGCAAACACCTTGAAGCCGTCGAAGCCATGATACGGACCGCTGTAATCCCAGGAGTGCATCTGGCGGAACGGCACACCCATTTTGTGATAGACATACTTCTCCTTCACGCCCGAGCCGACCAGATCGATATTCATCTTCTTGGTCAGCTCCTCCAGCTCGTAGGCAGTGGGATCATCCATGACGATGGTTCCCTCCTCCAGCATCGGGAGCATCTTCTCATAATCATCCTTGTGGGCGAACTCATAGCCGGAGGCTACGATATCCATCCCCAGATCCTCATAGGCTCCGATGGTATGCCGGGAGCGCAGGCCGCCGATCATCAGCATGACAGTTTTATTCTCCAGACGCGGCCGGTATTTGCTGATCACGGCATCCATGACCGGCTTGTATTTGGCAATCATCTTCTCGCAATTCTCCTGAATCGTCTCATCGAACAGGGCCGCAATCGCCCGCAGGCTCTCATAGGTCTTCGTAGGTCCGAAGAAATTGTATTCCAGATAAGGGATGCCGTAGGCCTTCTCCATATGATCCACCATGTAGTTCATCGACCGGTGGCAGTGGATCAGGTTCAGCTTGGCCTTGTGCGCAATCTCCAGCTCATTCAGGGAGCCGTCTCCGGACCACTGGGCAATCACACGCAGCCCCATCTCCTCCAGCAGGATACGGGAGGCCCAGGCATCGCCGCCGATGTTATAGTCCCCGATAATATTGACATCGTAAGGACCGGTCTCCGCCAGCTCGGCACGGCCCATCACGAAATCGCGGATCGCATCGTTGGCGATATGGTGGCCCAGCGACTGGCTGACTCCGCGGAAGCCCTCGCAGCGTACCGGCACCACCGGCATATCCAGCTCCTTGGACATCTTCTTGGATACCGCTTCAATATCATCGCCGATCAGCCCAACGGGACACTCAGACTGCACTGAAATCCCTTTGGCCAGCGGGAACATCTCGGTAATCTCGCGCATAATGACGGCCAGCTTCTTATCCCCGCCGAAGACAATATCCGTCTCCTGAAAATCACTGGTAATCTGCATCGCGGTGAAATTGTCGATGCCCAGCGTGCCGTTCGCGAAGTTGCGGCGCGAGCCCCAGCTATACTGGCCGCAGCCTACAGGACCATGACTGATATGGACCATATCCTTGATCGGGCCCCAGACCACACCTTTGGACCCGGCATAGGCGCAGCCGCGCGGGGTCATAACGCCCGGACGGGATTTGATATTGGACTTCACCGCGCAGGTGCCGCAGTCGATCGCCTGATCGTTAGCAACCTGGAAGTGCTTCTCCCGGTCCTTCCGCGCTTTTTTCGGGTAGGCTTCCAGAATGTCGGCAACGAGCTTCTGATTCTCTTCGATATTCAGCCCCATGAATTGACCCTCCTTTATCTAATGGCTTACTTAAAAGTTGAGTTTCAAGCCTGACCGCCGCTTACAGCCCCGAAGCCTTCAGCTTCTTGATCGCTGCTTCCTCGTCTTCAATGATGCCGAATTCCATCAGCAGCTCTTCCAGCTCCTCCATCGAGATCGGTGTCGGGATGGTCAGCATTTTGTTATTGAGGATCTTCTCGGCCAGCTGCTCGTATTCCAGCGCCTGCGGATGTGCGGGGTTATACTGGGCCACGGTCATTCTGCGCAGTTCGGCGTGCTGGACCACATTGTCACGGGGCACGAAATGGATCATCTGCGTGTTCAGGCGGCGGGCCAACTCGGTAATCAGCTCATCCTCGCGGTCGGTGTTGCGGCTGTTGCAGATCAGGCCGCCCAGTCTCACCCCGCCGCTGGTGGCATACTTCAGAATCCCGCGGGCGATATTGTTCGCTGCGTACATGGCCATCATCTCACCGGAGCAGACGATATAGATCTCCTGGGCCTTGCCTTCACGGATCGGCATCGCGAACCCGCCGCATACAACGTCACCGAGTACATCGTAGGAGACGAAATCGAGGTCCTGATAAGCGCCCTCCTGCTCCAGGAAGTTGATGGCGGTAATGATCCCGCGCCCTGCACAGCCTACGCCCGGCTCCGGTCCGCCGCATTCCACGTTGATGATGTCGCCGAAGCCGGTCTGCAGAACATCGTCCAACTCCAGATCCTCTACGGAGCCAAGCTCAGCAGCCATCTCCAGTACAGAGTTCTGGGCCTTCGTGTTCAGAATCAGGCGGGTGGAGTCTGCCTTGGGGTCACAGCCAACGATCATTACTCTTTGCCCGAATTTGGTAGCCAGCTGGGCCAGGGTGTTTTGTGAAGTTGTCGATTTGCCGATACCGCCTTTACCGTAGAACGCGATTTGTCTCATGATTCATCATCCCTTCAGATTGGTTTATATTTTCAAAATAAGAGCTGTACTTGACGCTTTCGAGAATAGCTTCGCGAATTCCGCCTTTGCGCACGAGCGGCAGTACCCCTGCCTGGTTCAGGCTGGTCTTCGGCGCATCGCCGATGCCGGAGCAGAGCAGAATGCGGCAATCGCTTAGTATCGATATGATCTCTTGCAAGGTATCGGCCTTATCGCCGTTGCAGTCTGCCTTGCCGTGACAATACGCCTGGATCTTGCGGACACCGAGCAGCTTCACCTCTGTTCCGTCTGTATCGTAGACCAGAAATTCAGTCGCATGTCCGAAATGCTGGTTCACCTTATCGCCGCCCCGTGTAGCCACGGCGACCCTGGTCCTCGGCCCGCCTTCGCGTAAAGCTCTGGCCTTCCTGGCCCGAACCCGCTCGCGGATGGTATCGTCCAGCTCACGCTGGAACATCGCCCTCGCTTCCTGGTCCACAGCCGGCAGAGCTTCCATCGCTTCCAGCGGGAAGTCGCGGCTCCGGTCCTGGCCCAGCAGCCCGATGGCATCTGCCCGGCATTGCCGGCAGTGGCGCATGACCTTCATGCCCCCGCGGCCGAGCTGCTCCTGGAGGTTCAGCAGTTCCCTGGGACGGGGCGCCTTACGCCCGTCCGTTTCGTACCGGCTGCCCGGGGCGATGATCAGCGGTGTTACATTGTGCAGCGTGGCCCCCAGCTCCTTCACCCGTCTGGACACTTCCGGGAGGTGGTGATCGTTGACCCCGGGAATCATAATGGAGTTCACTT
This region of Paenibacillus sp. FSL K6-1096 genomic DNA includes:
- the nifH gene encoding nitrogenase iron protein; protein product: MRQIAFYGKGGIGKSTTSQNTLAQLATKFGQRVMIVGCDPKADSTRLILNTKAQNSVLEMAAELGSVEDLELDDVLQTGFGDIINVECGGPEPGVGCAGRGIITAINFLEQEGAYQDLDFVSYDVLGDVVCGGFAMPIREGKAQEIYIVCSGEMMAMYAANNIARGILKYATSGGVRLGGLICNSRNTDREDELITELARRLNTQMIHFVPRDNVVQHAELRRMTVAQYNPAHPQALEYEQLAEKILNNKMLTIPTPISMEELEELLMEFGIIEDEEAAIKKLKASGL
- the nifE gene encoding nitrogenase iron-molybdenum cofactor biosynthesis protein NifE, with product MDPVRHDEFDSQACGSIAPKVKACPRPKPGEAAGGCSFDGAQITLLPIMDAAHLVHGPVACAGNSWESRGTLSSGPSLSQYGFATDLTDSDIIFGGEKKLKDSIDYIAGRFAPPAIFVYSTCVTALTGEDLDSVCKEAAERLGLPVIPVNSPGFVGSKNLGNRLAGEALLQYVIGTGEPEPETVMGVNLIGEYNIAGEMWDIERLMGSAGIAVTSRITGDARYKEITWAHRAKVNMVVCSRALLGLAREMEGRYGIPFFEGSFYGAKETTYSLRQMAYLMNDREMERRVDRLTEREESRLSQELRPYRKLLKGKRAVLYTGGVKSWSVISALKELGVQVVGVGTNKSTQDDVRRIADRVGDDTEYIPEGGASRIIKTVRERKADIMIAGGRNMYVAMKEQIPFIDINQERHKAYAGYEGLLRLAKELAYSLGNPIWKLAASPAPWDKEAPPYDR
- the nifD gene encoding nitrogenase molybdenum-iron protein alpha chain, coding for MGLNIEENQKLVADILEAYPKKARKDREKHFQVANDQAIDCGTCAVKSNIKSRPGVMTPRGCAYAGSKGVVWGPIKDMVHISHGPVGCGQYSWGSRRNFANGTLGIDNFTAMQITSDFQETDIVFGGDKKLAVIMREITEMFPLAKGISVQSECPVGLIGDDIEAVSKKMSKELDMPVVPVRCEGFRGVSQSLGHHIANDAIRDFVMGRAELAETGPYDVNIIGDYNIGGDAWASRILLEEMGLRVIAQWSGDGSLNELEIAHKAKLNLIHCHRSMNYMVDHMEKAYGIPYLEYNFFGPTKTYESLRAIAALFDETIQENCEKMIAKYKPVMDAVISKYRPRLENKTVMLMIGGLRSRHTIGAYEDLGMDIVASGYEFAHKDDYEKMLPMLEEGTIVMDDPTAYELEELTKKMNIDLVGSGVKEKYVYHKMGVPFRQMHSWDYSGPYHGFDGFKVFAKDMDMTVNSPVWKLVGRKGSTQPEEAGV
- the nifK gene encoding nitrogenase molybdenum-iron protein subunit beta codes for the protein MSRDELNIKDNTSLFKEARYLQQRENKKQFEAPCSEQETAEALAYSKSAEYMEKNFSRQNVVINPHKACQPLGSVMAALGFEKTLPFVHGSQGCNAYFRSHLSRHFKEPTPSVSTSMTEDAAVFGGMNNLIDGLENSIALYKPEMVAICTTCMAEVIGDDLNAFIGNARVKGVISEEYPVAYCNTPSFVGSHITGYDAMLKGILSYLYTRSGIESKPGSGAESGEKLNVMLGFEPYTGNFAEMRKILAAFDTKYTILGDHSGNYDSPATGEYEYYYGGTKLEEVPQAANALGTLSLQKYTLKKTQEYISGTWNQQIAALSTPLGITGTDKLLEAISELTGLPVPAMLTEERGRVVDALMDSHPYLHGKRVALVGDPDLLIGLIGFCLETGMEPVHIICSNGDVDYNEVKFKEEAEALLAASPYGSEATVHVGRDLWHMRSLLLNDKVDLAIGSSHLKFAAKDAEVPLVRVGFPIFDRHHMHRYPIIGYQGTLNLLSLIVNTILQQLDDHNSGFNFELVR
- the nifB gene encoding nitrogenase cofactor biosynthesis protein NifB — its product is MQPSCRSSEAEEEISRHPCYSEEAHRFYARMHIPVAPACNIQCNYCNRKFDCVNESRPGVVSEVLTPEQAERKVRGVAAQLMQLSVVGIAGPGDPLANPEQTFETFARVRKQVPDVSLCLSTNGLTLYRHVEEIMELGIRHVTITINATDPEVAQAIYPWVVDEGIRYEGREAAELLISRQLLGLERLAALGVLVKVNSIMIPGVNDHHLPEVSRRVKELGATLHNVTPLIIAPGSRYETDGRKAPRPRELLNLQEQLGRGGMKVMRHCRQCRADAIGLLGQDRSRDFPLEAMEALPAVDQEARAMFQRELDDTIRERVRARKARALREGGPRTRVAVATRGGDKVNQHFGHATEFLVYDTDGTEVKLLGVRKIQAYCHGKADCNGDKADTLQEIISILSDCRILLCSGIGDAPKTSLNQAGVLPLVRKGGIREAILESVKYSSYFENINQSEGMMNHETNRVLR